From the Leucobacter tenebrionis genome, one window contains:
- a CDS encoding O-antigen ligase family protein, with protein MGSGAVSGVGAGTARAALPRWPLTVMIAWFPLWWGLGIADMAWIPLAACMVVLMIRRGAIRAPRGFGIWLLFLILMLISVIGIDTTGRLIGFVYRALLYLTVTVVFVYIYNARERLTTRYVLGLFTLFWVYTWIGGYAGILFPEFSFKSPLAYVLPQSMLNNEAIGEMAIRRTAQYKIDGWLDLEPRPSAPFLYTNAWGNVYSLTLPIAIAYLGEVRRGWRFWCVLLAVPVSLVPAILSLNRGMFIGLGVAAVYLFARFLLAGRTREVLALGGVGIVAIVSALALDVVSRLTDRVEVSGSTTTRSMIYEETWTRTLQSPLFGYGAPRPSYVAEPSVGTQGHVWLVMFSHGLPALACFLLALVWLVWATARWRGSTALVLHTVQLVILVECFYYGVLPNGLIVTFAVAALVLREADGPGDAPPLRAPTQTLRKSLHATG; from the coding sequence ATGGGATCAGGGGCCGTGAGCGGCGTCGGCGCGGGTACCGCTCGCGCCGCGCTGCCCAGGTGGCCACTCACCGTGATGATCGCCTGGTTCCCGCTGTGGTGGGGGCTCGGCATCGCCGATATGGCGTGGATCCCCCTCGCCGCCTGCATGGTCGTGCTGATGATTCGTCGCGGCGCGATCCGCGCACCCCGCGGGTTCGGGATCTGGCTGCTCTTCCTCATCCTCATGCTCATCTCGGTGATCGGGATCGACACCACCGGCCGCCTCATCGGCTTCGTCTACCGCGCGCTGCTCTACCTGACGGTGACCGTGGTGTTCGTCTACATCTACAACGCGCGCGAGCGGCTCACTACGCGGTATGTGCTGGGGCTCTTCACCCTGTTCTGGGTGTACACCTGGATCGGCGGGTACGCGGGCATACTCTTCCCCGAGTTCTCGTTCAAGTCACCCCTCGCGTATGTGCTGCCGCAGTCCATGCTGAACAACGAGGCGATCGGGGAGATGGCGATCCGCCGCACCGCCCAGTACAAGATCGACGGCTGGCTCGACCTCGAGCCGCGCCCCTCGGCACCCTTCCTCTACACGAACGCGTGGGGCAACGTGTACTCGCTCACGCTGCCGATCGCGATCGCCTACCTCGGCGAGGTGCGCCGCGGCTGGCGGTTCTGGTGCGTGCTGCTCGCGGTGCCCGTGTCGCTCGTGCCGGCGATCCTCTCGCTCAATCGAGGCATGTTCATCGGCCTCGGGGTTGCGGCCGTCTACCTCTTCGCGCGGTTCTTGCTGGCGGGGCGCACGCGTGAGGTGCTGGCGCTCGGCGGGGTCGGGATCGTCGCCATCGTGTCGGCGCTCGCCCTCGATGTCGTGTCGCGGCTCACCGACCGGGTCGAGGTGAGCGGATCGACCACCACGCGCTCGATGATCTACGAGGAGACGTGGACCCGCACGCTGCAGTCGCCGCTGTTCGGGTACGGCGCGCCGCGGCCGTCGTATGTGGCCGAACCCTCGGTGGGCACGCAGGGGCACGTGTGGCTCGTGATGTTCTCGCACGGGCTGCCGGCCCTCGCCTGCTTCCTGCTGGCGCTCGTGTGGCTGGTGTGGGCGACGGCCCGGTGGCGCGGCAGCACCGCGCTCGTGCTGCACACGGTGCAGCTGGTGATCCTCGTCGAGTGCTTCTACTACGGTGTGCTGCCCAACGGGCTCATCGTCACGTTCGCGGTGGCGGCTCTCGTGCTGCGCGAGGCCGACGGCCCCGGCGACGCGCCGCCCCTGCGGGCGCCTACGCAAACCTTGCGTAAAAGCCTCCACGCGACGGGGTGA
- a CDS encoding YveK family protein produces MSGSAAQEQTLGISRYLAVLRRQGRVVIGGVVIGVAAAGAYLVLAPHTVTATTAVNLNVITTDPFNPQRPASGLLDPSTEADIASSHAVAKGASELLDGKLTAAQVHEASRVTASGGASVVRVAFTAPTEKEAVRGADAVAESYLEFRSDQAEQRIDTMLTSMNTRVENLNEALLEANRALVSASPGSTDYAQAASQQQQIQVELDSLLSQRNALTSVDTTGGIVLTSAQDGALERDPSLKMTLATGLGAGLVLGIIAAFVRNPFDRRLRSPADMADALGAAQLADLEPRRGEIDDDEAHEQMRVVLERLRGSGAAPGTVMVFDARRSKDESRALQQLEAAADGSVEFEGFKAGSSRADGLALLRRAGAVLVLCSRRTALAEDLRWLALEADRAGTPVVGFVTEP; encoded by the coding sequence ATGAGCGGCAGCGCGGCGCAGGAGCAGACACTCGGGATCTCGCGGTATCTCGCCGTGCTTCGCAGGCAGGGGCGCGTGGTGATCGGCGGCGTGGTCATCGGCGTTGCCGCGGCGGGGGCCTACCTGGTGCTCGCGCCGCACACCGTGACGGCGACCACGGCGGTCAACCTCAACGTGATCACCACCGACCCGTTCAACCCCCAGCGCCCGGCTTCGGGCCTGCTCGACCCTTCCACGGAGGCCGACATCGCGAGCTCTCACGCGGTCGCGAAGGGCGCCTCGGAGCTGCTCGACGGGAAGCTCACCGCGGCGCAGGTGCACGAGGCGTCGCGGGTGACGGCGTCGGGCGGCGCTTCGGTGGTGCGCGTCGCCTTCACGGCGCCCACCGAGAAGGAGGCCGTGCGCGGGGCCGACGCGGTCGCCGAATCGTACTTGGAATTCCGCAGCGACCAGGCCGAGCAGCGCATCGACACGATGCTCACGAGCATGAACACGCGCGTCGAGAACCTCAACGAGGCGCTGCTCGAGGCCAACCGAGCTCTCGTCTCGGCGTCGCCGGGATCCACCGACTACGCGCAGGCCGCCTCGCAGCAGCAGCAGATCCAGGTCGAACTCGACAGCCTGCTGTCGCAGCGCAACGCGCTCACGAGCGTCGACACGACCGGCGGCATCGTGCTCACGTCGGCTCAGGACGGTGCGCTCGAGAGGGATCCCTCGCTCAAGATGACGCTCGCGACCGGTCTCGGGGCCGGGCTCGTGCTCGGGATCATCGCCGCCTTCGTGCGCAACCCCTTCGACCGGCGGCTGCGCTCCCCCGCCGACATGGCCGACGCGCTGGGGGCAGCGCAACTCGCCGACCTCGAACCGCGACGCGGCGAGATCGACGACGATGAGGCGCACGAGCAGATGCGGGTTGTACTCGAGCGGTTGCGGGGGTCGGGGGCAGCGCCGGGCACGGTGATGGTGTTCGACGCGCGGCGGTCGAAGGATGAGTCGCGCGCCCTGCAGCAGCTCGAGGCGGCGGCCGACGGATCGGTCGAGTTCGAGGGGTTCAAGGCGGGGTCGAGCCGGGCCGACGGGCTCGCGCTGCTGCGGCGCGCGGGAGCCGTGCTCGTGCTCTGCTCCCGCCGCACCGCACTCGCCGAGGATCTGCGCTGGCTGGCGCTCGAGGCCGATCGCGCCGGCACCCCCGTGGTGGGCTTCGTCACCGAGCCCTGA